One region of Triticum aestivum cultivar Chinese Spring chromosome 6B, IWGSC CS RefSeq v2.1, whole genome shotgun sequence genomic DNA includes:
- the LOC123137104 gene encoding uncharacterized protein, producing MRVASRVVVLVRDAAGYGAALADALRPSPGLTRVSSPFDLPLDKYGLNGEKASGELVSFSDSSGSPQVSFFVLPDYRPPVAACAMNEILALISSEAPSIQPVLIVPFITRPSGCFHGMVNATKTGQLTTLHAAEIGASNEFTHLLVDGTIKPRPSLQIRSEPIQCLLEIVRVLKIPTVLLVTSGGQHQGKSSSDSDLEVLQCVGDHVAKHINLEFQRNCH from the exons ATGCGGGTAGCCTCCAGGGTGGTCGTCCTCGTCCGAGACGCCGCGGGCTACGGCGCAGCCCTCGCTGACGCGCTCCGGCCGTCGCCGGGGCTCACGAG GGTTTCCTCGCCCTTCGATCTCCCTCTCGATAAGTACGGCCTCAACGGCGAAAAGGCCTCCGGCGAGCTCGTTAGCTTCTCTGACTCCAGTGGCTCTCCTCAG GTGTCATTTTTTGTTCTGCCTGACTATAGGCCTCCTGTTGCTGCATGTGCTATGAATGAGATTTTAGCATTGATTTCTTCTGAAGCTCCCTCCATCCAGCCAGTTCTGATTGTACCATTCATCACAAGACCATCAGGCTGCTTCCATGGAATGGTTAATGCAACAAAAACTGGGCAGTTAACTACACTTCATGCTGCTGAAATAGGGGCATCAAATGAGTTTACTCACTTGTTGGTTGACGGAACTATTAAACCTCGGCCATCTTTGCAAATACGTAGTgaaccaatacaatgcttgctggAAATAGTGCGGGTATTGAAGATACCCACAGTTCTTCTTGTCACATCAGGTGGGCAGCACCAAGGCAAAAGTTCTTCAGACTCTGACCTTGAG GTGCTGCAGTGCGTGGGAGATCACGTAGCCAAGCACATCAACTTGGAGTTCCAAAGAAACTGTCATTGA